Part of the Acinetobacter colistiniresistens genome is shown below.
CAAGCCATATATGCTCATATAAATAAAGGAAATTTGTCAAAAGGTTCTGATGGATTAATTGACTTTTCAGAAGCTTTAAGAGTATTTGGAGAACCTCAAAACAAAGTATCCAATGTCAACTTGAGTCAATCAACTAACAGTCAAAACTTGACTGAAATTGACTTGTTAAAACGACAAGTTGACATACTTGAAAAACAATTGAATCAAGCTTTACTTAGAGAAAACCAATCATTAGAACGTGAATCTTTCTATCAAGAACAAATTGAAGCTATGCAACGTCTTTTAGAGGCCCCAAAACCTCATATCCCTACGTCTGTCGACCCAGAGTCTACTCAGATGACAGAGGAAAATGAAGAAGTCACAGCTATGACGCAAAAAGAACCAGAATCTAGTGAAAATAAGCGTATACCAGTACCAGAGCATATCGAGCCAGAACCAAACAAAAGGGGGTTTCTGAGTCGCTTTTTCTTGCCAAATGGTTAAGGCGATTATTCAACTGAGCTAAAGAAAAATGTGGAACATTGACTAAGAAACATACGTGGAACGTGAAAAGTGAAGAAAAAGCCGTTCTAGTGCGCTGAACCCTAGAACGGCTTAGATTAAGATATTGATGCTAAAACTTTTGTAACTTCTGTATCCATTTAGCCCTCAGAATATTCTAAAAATACATTGTTAATTAGCATATTAAGATAAATTCAAAGTGAGATAGGTTCCAGTTAATATATCTCAACTATTTGATTTATTTTAAGATTTAACATATATTAGAATTATTAAATCTTAAAATTTGGAGGCTGATATGGTTACTGGAAACATAAAAAAAATGACTAGTCCTACTCATCTTCAGCATGACAGTCTTGTATCTACCTTAATTCAAGAGCGTTTATTAAATATAAGTAAGAAATTTATTAAAACAATAAATGTTCTTTCAGATGAAGATTTGCAATCAATGCTTGTATTGCCTGATGAAGAATTATGGTTAGAAGTTAAATCCCAAGCGTTGACTCAAATGATTATTGAAACAAAAACACCTGAAAAAGAGGAACAGGAAGAATATGCTGAAGCTAGACAGGCTTTCTTATTAAGTTTAGAAAAATATGGTGGTGTTCATAAGTCATCTACCGTTGGTAAGCTACTCTCTGTTACAGCACCAACAGTTATCAAATATGGTAAACAGAATAAACTTATTGTTTTAAACTGGGGAGCAGAAAATCTTTATCCTGTTTTTCAATTCTCTACTGATGAAAAAAATAGCGAAAAAGGGATGCTACGAGGTATACCTGAACTACTTTCCCTCATTTCACATAATGTAAGTTCTGTTCGAAAATGTAACTTCTTTACGAAACGAATTGAAATTCCAGGTCATGATGAAAAAACATCAGCACTTGAAATTTTACGTAGAGGAGCAACAGAGGAAGAAATGGATCACTTACGTACACGTGCTAAGAATTTTGGCACTAACCATGCTCTTTAAAGTCTAGGCCAGTACTATAACTGGCCTAGATCAATGTTACCCAGTGATCTGAATATTACATTGAGATTTAAGAATGTTTTTTCCTGTTTTTCCATTATGGCTATAATCCTTTAAAGGAGTTACAGTCAAAGTTGACAGGATACCATCGCCATTTTCGTGGTCTGACCAAAGTACTACGCAAGGCTTCCCGGTATGTCTAGACAGGTATTCTAATCCATCTGCATGTTGGGACAATTCTGTCGCCAATCTCTGAGTTACAGGATATGCTGTTTTGGGCCCCATTAAGTCCCCAACAGCAATCTTGAGGTGAGGGGCGAGCATTGTTTCATCAAATACTCGAAGGTCTCTCTCAACCTTTATCTCAGCCATGCAATTTGTTTCAAAATCTGAACGGTCAATGAATTCTTCCTCCTGATAAAACTCATGACAAGCTGTATGAGGTGATTCCGCAAGGTATTGAGGACCTTTGGATTTATCTGATAAGGAAAAACGGTTTTCACTGTTTTGGTTGAAGAAAACACCATTGCCATCATAATAACTGTCTTGCATCTTGTAATAAGTACTGCCAGCTTCAATAACTTTCGTCAATTGAATCTCGCCTTCTTTTTCAAGATCCATTAGATTATTTACTTTTTCACGTAGGTTGCCCTCGTATTTTAAACACATATTTGTATTCACCTTTATCTGAAATTAAACATTTAAAAAGCATAAGATTTTCTCTTAGTACTAGTCATTGGATGCTATCCAGTGCTTGCCCTAAATAGCTGTTATTGGCTGAATAAATCAGCCAACTCGATAGTAAACCAATTGTTTTAAAATCAGTAACTTGTTGGCAACAAAATAGATTAAATTATGAACATGCAACTAACTATCATAGTTATTAAATAGTAATTTTTGGTGACGTATTCCAATGGAAGAACTATGCTCTTGGCTAATCCAAGCTATAAATCACAGCGGAGTTGCCAAGCATGAAAAAAATGTAGATGCCGAGCATATTCGAGCTGCTTTTAAGGCAACTCAAGAGATTGCGGAGCATGAGTTTGAGCCATGTGTGATCGATGCCAGTCAAGTTTAGTTTGATGCGATGATTGAACGTATTGCATCTGGAAAATCGAGTTTTGAGGAGGAAGATGCTGTGTTAATGATGAGGTGGAGAGTTATGAACATTTAACGGATCATAGCTCTGTATTCAAGCATTATAAGGGCAAGCAAAGTCCCTAACAGTATCATCAACTTTTTTAATACAAACTGGGCTTTTTAGAGGATGATTAGCTAATAATGCTGGCTTTGTTATTTCAACTGTCTTAACCCATCTATACTGAACAGATCTTCTTTCGAAATAAGTAAAATAGCTATAAATGATCCTACTAGAAGCATTTCATAAATATTATTTTGGGTATAACTAACTTTTGCAAAATAAGAAAGACTAGATAGCATGACAGAATAAGAAATAGTCGCAAAAATGTAGTTTCTGTTTTCACGTAAAGACTTGATGCTTGCAGAGCGGACTTGTTTTTTTGAAATAGTAATTTTTTTATAATTGTAAGCTAGTACAGCGCTAGCTATATAAAAGGATAAATACATGAATCATATAATTCCTGTAATTGAATAGAAAATCCTGCTACAGAAGTAGCAGGATTGTTTTTTTTAAGGGCTATACAAGCTATCACCTAATGATAAGAAGTCTATCCATGCCTGATCTTGGAGATTTAGAACACTAAAGTTAATATGGTATCTAACAATAGGAACAACTTTTCCATTAGGGCGTGTCTTAGTCTCTGATGTAGTAAAAATAGGAATGTAATTCTCAGACCACAATTCACTAATTCTACTTTGACAACCTAAAATATTAGTATTGGCTCTTAGCTCTTCACCAGTTTGTGCTCCCTGACGGATCAGAGACCACAGCACATGACCTTTATCAGTCGATGCTCTAGGTATTGTACGTTGAGGTGTTTGACCACCATTAAATTGCATAATATTCATAATTTCTTACTCCAATCTTGAGTTTGGAGTAGAAAACAATGTTATTTAGAACTATCCATCGACTAATTTTGGCTTGATTTTGAAATCTAATGCGCTATAATGCCGACCACTTAATGCTTCAGTTAGACCTTCAAAAAAGGTATTGACTTTGTCTTTAAGTAAGGTTATTTCTATTTGACGCTCTATCAAATTGTCAAAAATAAACATCGTAGTCTACTCCGATCGTTTAAAAAAAGTTGCATTTTCGGATTTTCATTACTGGTAATAATGAAAAATCGTATTTGTACATACTGTGTTTTGTGGTCAACTTTTGGGTAGAGAAATCCCTTGGAAAACCACACATTAAAATAACATGAATATCAATCATGTAAATATCCTTTTGTCTGAAATCGCATAAAAATCAAATCGTTTGGTTTTTTTTTAACCAAAATTGGATTTTTATGTGTCTGTGCTTTAATCACCTCCTTTATTTACTGCATTAAATTTATTTTTAGCTGCCGTATAACTTACAATAAACTTATCTTGAATCTCTTGTAGAGAGAGCCCTTTACACATGTGAGAAGGCATTAACAATTCTGCTGAAAATGTATCTGCTTGCCATTCTGAATCTTCATAAACTTTATGAGTTTTCATTTTTATTTGACGATTCAGCGTCACACCTTCATGCAAAATTAAATGACCTATTTCATGTGCAATAGTAAAACGAGCTCGACCATGCCCATAATTAGTTGGATCTGTTAGTGCTAAGTAAACATCTTCTCGAATTATTAGTTCCCCTTTATCTGGATTCACAGCAGCTTCGATGTCTTGCATTAAGCTAACTTCACGGACATCGTAATTGATGCCTAATTTTTCAGGCAAAAATCGCTCTACTAAATCCAAAAGGTCAATTGGTTCATTTTCATCGATTCCAAATAACCTTTTACGGCAATTAATAGCAATCCTATTAATTTTTTCTGTTGATAATGGTGGGACTTGAAATCCCCGAAGTTGTCGTACTGACATAAACCCTCCTAATTAGGTTTTCATAAGAAATTTTCTCAATTCTTCAAAATCAACTTTATTCTCTTCAACTTTCCTAGCAAACATAATTGCAATTTCAGCATCATGATCACTATTTACACGTAAAGAGACTTCCTTGAGAGTTTTACTTGCAGCAATGTTTAATTCCTCAGATTCAGTTTTGGATAAATTCATAACTGAAGTTATCTTGTTTATTAAACTTGGATTTACTGCTTTACGACCAGTTTCAACACCCGAAAGAAAAGCAGGTGAAAGATTAAGAAGATCAGCTAAGTCTTTTAAACTTATATCGTGATCAATCCGTGCTTTCCTCAGAGTTTTCCCAAATTCAGTCAGTGTTATAGCCATTTTCTACTCCAAAATTTTGGGTATTCTTCAAATTACCCTAACTATTTATTATATACCTTGAAGTTTTTTTTCAATACCAGGTGGAAATAAATTTACCTCAAGGTAAATCTGATGTCAATAGATATCTAAGCTTTCTTAAATATCTAACTTATCTAAAATAGTGGCTTTTATATTAGGTTTAGAACCGGACTAAAATACGTGCTTTTGTGGTGATCATAGAATGCTACTATCTAATATTAGTAATAGAGATTTTTGGTGATGTTTGTATACCTAATTGCCTGAAAGTATGGCATAGAGCTATGTTGCGATACTGGTACATTGCAATCTGTGAAAAATCAAACCATTGTTCTGATGTGAATTGGTTTATACCAGCAAAAGGTGGATAACCTCTTAGAGCTAGAAATGCATTAATAATTTCTTCTACCATTGGATCAAGCTCAAACATGTTTTAAAACCTAATAAAGAATAAAGTCCAATTGTAAATCACCTTTAAAAGGTCACTTTTTTATTGTTCCAAATCCTCTTTGCAGTTTTTTTGTTCTCTACTTTACAATTGACTTGGGAAATTATCCCAAGAATTGTCCGCAGGAAATGGGGATAATTTCAGAAATGAGAGCCTTTAGAAATCAGAAAAAGTTGAAGTTTTGAGTATTTTTTAACCAATTTTATTGGCTAAAAATGACAAAAATGCTTAAAAAGCATCCGACTTGTTTCCGAGTCGGCTTTTCACCTATTTTTTAGTCATGACTAATTTTTTAAATATTTGAAAAACAATAACTTTTTAGAAGTGATTTCGCATAACGCCCATTATGTTAAATAACAGATAAATTATATTTTTAGAATGCTAGTTGAAAAAGATTAATAGTTCCCAAATTAAATTTTAACGTAGGAAAAATTCTACTGTTATAAATCAATTAAGCAAAAATTAATGGAGATTTAGATGACCAAACCACTTAAACCTGGACCAAAACCAATTGCCGATTCAACAGGTGAAGTTGATAAGAGAAGACGTGATAACAAGGATACACCTGGAAACAATGATAAATTAAAACCTAGTAAATCAACTAATAAATAATTTTGTCATTCTTGAGCAAATCCAGAATTTTTAAGCCCACAGTATTAAGCTCAGGTTAATCCTGGGCTTTTTGTTCAATCTGATCATTGGTAGCAAACATGCTAGGATTGGTGATTCGAATATTTTCCAAACAACTTTCACAAAGCATTAGCCCAGCAAAAGGCTGAACATTTTCCTTTGATTCACAAATTCCACATGACTTAGGAAAAGTAATGATACTTGCTGAATTGACTAACTCTGTTGACATAACAGCTATCCTTAAAATGTACACACTTATTTTTGATAAGTTTCAATATCTTATAATCAATTTTTCACCAAAAATCTGTACACTCCTTGTATGATCTAGATGTACAAATAATTCTCTATAACTTTCAAATCCTTACAACGAAAAATCCTGAATTTTTTGTACACGACCATCTACAAATTAATAGTTATATAAATCAAAAACTTAGTTTTAAAATTATCAATTATTTTGTACACGATTTCTCTACTTAAAAAGGGACTTAAACCCTTTATTTAAAAGGCTTTCAGGCTTTCATCTTTAGATGCGTGGTGTGTGGACCAAAAATTGCCGGTATGTACCGGTTCCCAATCCATTTAATTGACTTAACTGACAGTAAAGATAGTGCTTGGCCAAAAGAGATCCTGACTATTGTGTTTCTAAGAGAAAACTCTAGCCTACAGATCAAAAATAAAACCCAAGTTAAAACGCTCTCACATGCGATTTCAGCCACATTTTTACTTAAGACATAGAATCCACTATTGAAATGAGTAATCAAGTCAAAAAACGCAAATGAGCGCTAAATAGAGGCTATCTTTATTCTAATCGGGATCAATAGAGCGAGTGTCTACGAGCGAAGTACCAAAATCCAGACCTTGACTCTCTGAAAAACAGCTTTTTAGGTTGTGAAGTCTAAATAAGCGTAAATCACATGCAGAAAATTTTGTCTAGATCGAGCGTAGCGAGTAAAAAAGCTTTATGAGCGAAGCGAATTCCGAGTTGCTTTTGCTTTTTTTCAAGGTCACAGCTGGATTAGAACTAAAAAATTGCCCCAGGAATCGAGCGAAAGCGAGATTCAATAGAGTTTGAGCGAAGCGAAAACCAAGGGCAATTTTTCATTCCAAATGCTTTTAATAATTTTAAATACTTTTAAATACTTTTAGATCTGCTATAAGCCTTTATACATAAGGATTTAAGAGCTTATATCACTACGTTTATCGACCTATATCACTACGTTTATCGACCTATATCACTACGTTTATCGACCTATATCACTACGTTTATCGACCATTTGACTACCTCAATATTTAATGTAGTATTACTACGTTATTTAATGATGTAGTAATAAGAATAATGAAAGACTTAGTTGTCAAAGATAATGCTCTAATTAATGCAAGTTATAATCTTGATTTAGTTGAGCAAAGGCTAGTTCTACTAGCAATTATTGAAGCCAGACAAACAGGTAAAGGAATCAATGCTAATGATGCTTTAGTAATTCATGCATCAAGCTATATTGAGAATTTCGGTGTAGAGAAACATACGGCTTATGCTGTTTTGAAAGAGGCAAGTAAGGTCTTATTTGATAGGAGATTTACTTATCAATCTTTAACAGATAAAGGGAATGTAAAAACTACTCATAGCCGTTGGGTAAGCGAAATTAGCTATATTGATAATGAAGCATCAGTAAGTCTTATCTTTTCACCAGCTGTCGTCCCATTAATTACAAGGCTTGAGGAACGGTTTACTAGCTATGAATTAAAGCAAGTAAGTCAATTGACAAGCAGATATGCCACTAGACTTTACGAACTATTAGTTGCTTGGCGCACCACTGGTCAAACTCCAATATTTGAGATTTCAGAATTTAGGCAGCAGCTTGGTATTGCGGATGATGAATACACACGCTCAGATAATTTCAAAAGAAGAGTTCTAGATATAGCTATATCCCAAATCAATACTTTTACAGACATCAAAGTTAAGTCTGAACAGCATAAAACTGGGCGATCAATTTCAGGCTATAGTTTTTCATTTAAGCCAAAGACATCAGTTAAAAATATTTCTAAAGCAAGGAGCGAACAGCTAGAACTGATTGGCCAATTGACAGATAAACAGATTTTTTTGTTCTCTGGTAAGTTAGCTTATGAACCCACATTCGCATCAAAATATAGTAAAGCTGGTGAAAGCTATGATGACTTTATAATTAGAATAGCTGGAGACTTAACAGATCCTAAAAAAATTAAAGAATATTCTCCATATCTTAAAGAATTAGGATTTAAATAGATTTGTAAATTGACATTATCAACTTAACAGTAAAGTATTAACTCAATTTAACCCCCAATTTACAATATGAAAAAATTATCAGTTTCAGAATTAGCTAAGCTGTATGGATACTCAAGGCAAGCCA
Proteins encoded:
- the repM gene encoding replication initiation protein RepM, with the protein product MKDLVVKDNALINASYNLDLVEQRLVLLAIIEARQTGKGINANDALVIHASSYIENFGVEKHTAYAVLKEASKVLFDRRFTYQSLTDKGNVKTTHSRWVSEISYIDNEASVSLIFSPAVVPLITRLEERFTSYELKQVSQLTSRYATRLYELLVAWRTTGQTPIFEISEFRQQLGIADDEYTRSDNFKRRVLDIAISQINTFTDIKVKSEQHKTGRSISGYSFSFKPKTSVKNISKARSEQLELIGQLTDKQIFLFSGKLAYEPTFASKYSKAGESYDDFIIRIAGDLTDPKKIKEYSPYLKELGFK
- a CDS encoding ImmA/IrrE family metallo-endopeptidase translates to MSVRQLRGFQVPPLSTEKINRIAINCRKRLFGIDENEPIDLLDLVERFLPEKLGINYDVREVSLMQDIEAAVNPDKGELIIREDVYLALTDPTNYGHGRARFTIAHEIGHLILHEGVTLNRQIKMKTHKVYEDSEWQADTFSAELLMPSHMCKGLSLQEIQDKFIVSYTAAKNKFNAVNKGGD
- a CDS encoding RES family NAD+ phosphorylase → MCLKYEGNLREKVNNLMDLEKEGEIQLTKVIEAGSTYYKMQDSYYDGNGVFFNQNSENRFSLSDKSKGPQYLAESPHTACHEFYQEEEFIDRSDFETNCMAEIKVERDLRVFDETMLAPHLKIAVGDLMGPKTAYPVTQRLATELSQHADGLEYLSRHTGKPCVVLWSDHENGDGILSTLTVTPLKDYSHNGKTGKNILKSQCNIQITG
- a CDS encoding helix-turn-helix domain-containing protein, coding for MAITLTEFGKTLRKARIDHDISLKDLADLLNLSPAFLSGVETGRKAVNPSLINKITSVMNLSKTESEELNIAASKTLKEVSLRVNSDHDAEIAIMFARKVEENKVDFEELRKFLMKT